The Gemmatimonadota bacterium genomic sequence CATATTTTCCTGACGACCTCCGACACCGAGGTCATCCTGCACATGCTGGTCAACAAGAAGCACGCCGAGACGCCGGATCCGCTGGCTTCGGTTTTGCGCAATCTGCGCGGTTCGTATTGCCTGCTGATTCTCTACCCGGATCGGATCGAAGCCGTTCGCGATCCGTCGGGCAATCGGCCGCTCTGTCTGGGCAAAGTCGGCGACTCGTGGATTGTCGCCAGCGAGACTTGTGCGATCGACAAAGTCACCGACGCGGAGTATGTCCGCGAGGTCGAGCCGGGTGAGATCGTCACGCTGTCGATGACGGGCATGAGCTCGGAGTCAAAACGGGCCACGTGGATGCCTGCGTCGCGCAGCCGCAGCTCACCTCTTCCACGGACCTCGTCATTCGGATCGAGCACGCCGATATATACCTTCGCGATGCGGCGCTCAATGATTCGTTCTACGCACGGGATTTTCGGGTCGTTGCGCGACGTGCAGGGTTCCAGCGTCGTGAAGAGTGTCGCGCCCGCAGCTGTGTGATCGGGCAGCTTCCTTTACAGCAGGGTGAGTTCCGCAGGCTCACCGGCTTCCACCTCACCACGGAACGCCTCGGCAACGAGTTCATCACCCTGTACCAACACAGCACCCACCTTGGGTGATATCCGACCTGGCTCACTGGTACATGCGCGAGCCTGATCGATGGCTCGGATCATGAATTCCCTCGCGATCGACGCATCCATCCACATCTCCTCTGAGCGCACGCAACACCACGGCGCGAGATATCATTCAACGGCGCTAACACCCACCGCTCGTGCTACGAACTTGGCGCGCGGCCATCCGTCCTACGTTTCACGACAGCAATCCTGCCCGGGCGATGCCGGTTAACAGATGCTCTGCGACGTATGTCGGTAATCTTCCGCCTGAAGGTGGGTTGGCGACGCTTCTTACGCGACTCGCCCGAGATTCATCCAATCCGTATCGCGGGGTGAGCCGCCGGTCCCCACCTCCTGCTGACTCACAAGGCGGGGTACTTCCGAACCAGGCCGCGGTGAGACCTCATGCTGTATGAGCGGGTTCAAAACGGCCCGAATTCCGGCAAGAAACCGTTAAACCATTGGCAGGCTGCACGATATGCCGTCATTCACTCTTGCCAATGTCGGAGTCTGCCGCTTTGAATCGGCCCAAATACCGGCCCAATCGACACATGAAACGACACAACACAGCTGACCGCGTTTTATCAGGCGTGAACTCCGGGCCCGTCTCCTGAGCAACCTGCTCGAGAATCCACTTCAAACCTAGAATTCACGCGCAACCTGACCAGATCCCGGCGCCGGCTCGTCCGTCCCACGGTGGTCTTGACGTGAAGCACACCGTCGTCATTACGGCTCTTCACCTGTTTGCGTACGTGCAGGTTAACCGACGAGTTTGAGACAGGTTTCATGAAGGGCGTAGATCTTGAGTCGGAAGAAGTCGGGATCACGGAAGCCGTAGGACTGTCTCTGGAGGGTCTTGATCTTGTTGTTCGTGCCCTCCAAGGGCCCGGTGCTGATCGGCACGTCGTAGTAGGCCAGCAGACCGGTTCGGTGCAGGCTCAGGGTGTTGGCCATCTGCCGGAGTTGCCGAATGCCGGTCGCGCGGGCTCGTTCGATCCAGCCGACCAGGAAGGTGGTGGCGCTCTGCTTGTCGGGCTGACTCCAGAGCTGACGGAGATCCTCCTTCAGGTAGTAGGCCGCGGCCAGGGGCGCGTTCAACTCAAGCGCCGCGCGGAGGCGTTCTTGCTCGTCCCTCGTCTCGTCCAGATTCTTGGGGTTCTTCAGTAGGATCCAGCGGGTGCCCTTGAGTACCTCCTTGTCCTTCTCCTGCGCCTGGCGCTGCAGCTCCCGTCGCAAAGCGCTGAGCTTGTCGTTCATCAACTTCACCACATGGAAGTGGTCGAAGACCAGGGTGGCCTCAGGCAGGTGCGTCCTGACGGCCAGGATGTAGGCCTGCGACATGTCGATGGCTACGGCCTGGATCCGAGCTCCCGATCCACGCAGTCGTTTCCAGAAGGGGTCGAGTGCCTTGGTTCCCTTGCCCTCACCGACGAAGACCACTGCGCCCGTCACCAGGTCTAGCACCACCGTCAGGTAGCGATGCCCGCGCCCGATGCAGATCTCGTCGATCGCCAGCAGCCGTAGATCCTTGAGCCGGGGTCGACTGAAGCGGCGCTCGAGATCCTCCTTCACGAGCGCCTTCACCAAGTTCCAGCTCACGCCCAGGTGCTGGGCCACGTCCCACATCGTCATGTGTCGGGCTAGAGCCAGCACGTAGCTGGCGAACCGCTTCGTGTACCGATGTTGGTCCGGAGCGAACGGGACTGCGGCCTGGCGCACGGCCCCGCATGCTTTGCACTCCAGGCGCGGCACCCGCAGGACGATCCAGACCGCTCGCCTCCCGATCGGCAGGCCCCGGAACCGACGCGTTCGATTCCCTCGCCGGATCACCCGTCGGCTTCTGCACACCGCGCATCGAAGTCGACCTGATGGCTGTTCCACGGTGAGGTGCACCTCACCCCCGATATAGTCCGATCGCTGGTAGACGTAGCCGTGAATGCCGAACGCATGATACAATAGGCTCGTGGACATGGTGTGGTCCTTTGGTGGGGGAAGAGTTCGTCCTTGACTCCCCCAAGGATCCATCATGTCCACGTTTTCGCTATACCTCCGCGCCCCTCCTCACGACCCCATCGTCATCCAACGCTCCCTCCGTTTGCCGCCGCCGCGTACGCAAACAGGTGAAGAACCCTAAAAGGCTGTCCTTATCTCGCGTGACCCCCGGGTACCCGCTTGCGGGTTGAGGCCCGCTGTACTTCTTCGACAGCCTTCTACATTTGGCTGCCCGGCTGCGTCGGCTCACACGCCTCTTCGCTCGCCTCACTCCCGAGTTCGAGCCCGATCCAGAGCATCAGCGTGGTGTCCCGGAGCTCGCTCCATCGGAAGTCGAAGTCGATCTGAGCCAGCATTCCGAACGTATGGGCGAAGCGAACGCCGATCCCAGGCAACAGGTCGATCTCGAGCACTCCATCCGCCACGCTCTCGTGAGCCCGGATCTCCCAAGTGCCCGAATGCCCTGGCCAGACGTTCAGGCACCCCGCCAGGGTCAGGCCGCCGGTCGGGATGGCCATCGTCTTCATCGAGCCTCGCCCGTTCGTGATGGGAACTTCGACCCAGCTGCCGCCGCTTCGGACTCCGGCCATGATCTCGGCGACGCTCTGCGCGTGGGCGGTCGAGGGCACGGCGATGCACGCCACGAGAAGAGCACGAAGGGAGCTGCGCATGCTGGAATGGATCGCGGATGGAGGACGGTGGCTCAGTCAGGACCTCCTACCGACCTGGGGCCTTCAAGGGTCCGGCGTCGAGAAGCCGGAGGGCGGCAACGGCGAAACTTCTACAGAGGACCGACCTGCGCGCGCGCGCTGAGGACCTCCTCCCGTGCCCGGGATTGGGCTTCGTTCAGCGCGGTGATGAAGCTCGGCGCCTGTCGGACCGGATCGAACAGGGCCGACCCGAGAAGGCGTGCGTCCACACCTGCGGGCGATAGGTCGAAGGCGTACGTGACCCAGCGTGCCGCTCCCTCGGCGTCACCCACGAAGCCGTAGTAGCTCGCGAGGTCCTGGGCCACCAGTTCGGGGAGGTAGTCGACATCCCCGATGCCCGTGGAGCCGAGCCGCTGCTCGGTGTCCCTGACCATCGCACGTGCGTCCGCCGCGCGTCCGATGGAATGGAGGCAGAGGGCTCGTACCAACGCGTATACGCCCAAGTCCAGATCCAGGCATTGCGCCCCGCGACCCGTGAGGGCCAGAGCCCGCGCCTCGAACGCCTTGGCGAGCGTGAGTCGCTCCTCGAGCCGATACGCCTCTCTGGACTCCTCGATGGCGACCTCGTAGTTGCCGAGCTGAAATCCTAGTGAAGCGAGTGCCGTTCGACGTCCGGCCTGGAGCGGGTCGAGGTCGCGTGCCCGCCGGGCCTCCCGGAACGCCGCTTCGACCTGTCCCTTGCCCGCCAGAATCCGCGCGGACCAACTCGGTCCGTTGGGGGCGTTCGGGGCGAGCTGCTCGGCCCGCGCGAAGTCGGCCTCGGCCTGGTCGAGGTCGATTCCCACGAGTGCGCGGATGTATCCACGTGCCGAGTATCCGTTGGCGACCGCCGGGCCCACGGCGATCGCCGAATCCGCCGCGGCCAGGGAGCGTGCTGCCAGCTGGTAGGAGGGGAGCCCGAGATCGTACTTGTAGTACACCGCGAGCGCGTAGGCGGACGACAGCGCCGA encodes the following:
- a CDS encoding ISL3 family transposase, encoding MSTSLLYHAFGIHGYVYQRSDYIGGEVHLTVEQPSGRLRCAVCRSRRVIRRGNRTRRFRGLPIGRRAVWIVLRVPRLECKACGAVRQAAVPFAPDQHRYTKRFASYVLALARHMTMWDVAQHLGVSWNLVKALVKEDLERRFSRPRLKDLRLLAIDEICIGRGHRYLTVVLDLVTGAVVFVGEGKGTKALDPFWKRLRGSGARIQAVAIDMSQAYILAVRTHLPEATLVFDHFHVVKLMNDKLSALRRELQRQAQEKDKEVLKGTRWILLKNPKNLDETRDEQERLRAALELNAPLAAAYYLKEDLRQLWSQPDKQSATTFLVGWIERARATGIRQLRQMANTLSLHRTGLLAYYDVPISTGPLEGTNNKIKTLQRQSYGFRDPDFFRLKIYALHETCLKLVG